Proteins from a genomic interval of Pecten maximus chromosome 13, xPecMax1.1, whole genome shotgun sequence:
- the LOC117340724 gene encoding uncharacterized protein LOC117340724, producing MAAQTPVPGCPRHEGIGFIYVCKSCEDELICMDCVTDSHYGHKMGKLTDYVADQKREIQQYVDRLSKTDIPKTKEDIRKSETNGGGYQKVISDIKCQGKQMKDNIDTAIKLLVKMCTELEKLNKSVSEKNRTALTKHLREDLEPKLDRCQQVLTSGTTVAVTTLAREIRNTSIDPPFPRRLQTLEFKPATISTELLERMLGKVLVDGEDQSYKPIPTPVVLFEFKTSFPYELCRTCLTGDEAWLSYWKDESVYRVDIKGSVKETIDCKVKVKSISVSPTTGRVWFCVCDDRSIREITMGGDIVTRFNVNNTPRSLCITSDDVVVVGMKGGIQLYTTDGRVVSAGAGRPCRQVAVRPYHMASSSLTGDVAAVDSEGVGYDDYIAGKKPDKQPHVIVMDKQLNLKFRCKDIGTATSNRSSSQSSKFYPNDVCFDGAGDILVTECFTKSVLLIDGNTGRCMRTVYTSDGREPWCISLHEDGTLWVGHPDRRTKIFNYK from the coding sequence ATGGCGGCCCAGACACCAGTTCCTGGGTGTCCCCGCCATGAAGGGATAGGGTTTATTTATGTGTGTAAATCGTGTGAGGACGAGTTAATTTGTATGGACTGTGTTACAGACAGTCACTACGGTCATAAGATGGGCAAATTGACTGATTACGTGGCGGACCAGAAACGGGAAATACAGCAGTATGTTGACAGGCTTTCCAAAACCGACATTCCTAAAACCAAGGAGGATATTCGTAAAAGTGAAACAAACGGTGGAGGATATCAGAAAGTTATCAGTGACATTAAATGTCAGGGGAAACAGATGAAAGACAACATCGACACTGCTATAAAGTTGTTAGTGAAGATGTGTACCGAGCTAGAGAAACTGAATAAAAGTGTTTCTGAGAAAAACAGAACTGCACTAACCAAACATCTGAGGGAGGATTTGGAACCAAAACTGGACAGATGCCAGCAGGTACTGACATCCGGTACAACCGTTGCCGTCACTACATTAGCGCGGGAAATCAGGAATACCTCAATTGACCCTCCCTTTCCTCGACGTTTGCAGACATTGGAGTTCAAACCCGCGACCATCTCCACCGAACTTCTGGAACGCATGCTTGGTAAGGTACTCGTCGACGGAGAAGATCAGTCGTACAAACCGATTCCGACACCTGTGGTTCTGTTCGAGTTTAAGACGTCGTTTCCTTATGAGCTATGTCGTACATGTCTTACTGGTGACGAGGCATGGTTATCGTACTGGAAGGATGAAAGCGTGTATCGGGTTGACATAAAAGGCAGTGTAAAGGAGACTATCGACTGTAAGGTCAAAGTCAAATCGATCTCTGTATCCCCGACCACGGGTAGGGTGTGGTTCTGTGTGTGTGATGACCGAAGTATCCGGGAAATCACGATGGGTGGTGACATTGTTACACGCTTTAACGTTAACAACACACCACGTTCTCTGTGTATCACTAGTGATGACGTGGTGGTGGTGGGGATGAAGGGAGGAatacaactgtacactacaGACGGCCGGGTAGTGTCAGCTGGAGCGGGCCGTCCTTGTCGACAGGTGGCAGTAAGGCCTTATCACATGGCGTCTAGTTCTCTGACCGGGGATGTAGCTGCTGTTGATAGTGAGGGAGTAGGTTATGATGACTACATCGCTGGTAAGAAACCGGACAAACAGCCTCACGTCATCGTGATGGATAAACAACTAAACCTGAAGTTTCGCTGTAAAGACATTGGTACAGCCACATCAAACAGAAGTTCCAGTCAGTCATCAAAGTTTTACCCGAACGATGTTTGTTTTGATGGAGCTGGTGATATCCTCGTAACGGAATGTTTCACCAAGTCGGTACTACTGATTGACGGGAATACTGGACGCTGTATGAGGACTGTTTATACATCCGATGGAAGGGAACCATGGTGTATCAGTCTACACGAGGACGGTACCCTCTGGGTCGGACACCCGGACAGAAGAACGAAAATATTCAATTACAAATAG